A stretch of the Lepidochelys kempii isolate rLepKem1 chromosome 15, rLepKem1.hap2, whole genome shotgun sequence genome encodes the following:
- the LOC140898560 gene encoding disintegrin and metalloproteinase domain-containing protein 9-like — MRRSLMARDGVLGQRLLLRLGVSMVLLGPLLPSTVSSPHLPPRFASYEVIVPRKLAAKEGKATKDEMSYVIKAEGKNHIVHLKQKKGFLVKNFPVFTYDARGQLRVDQPHIPDDCYYHGYVEDTPESHVALSTCSGLRGFLQIGSLNYGIEPVETSFTFQHRIYRTEEMEPKAVMCGLTAKEIKYQASETERRQVPKVEEFHPWTHTKYMELLIVVDKLRFEYSGGNITNVSMQVVDVVSMVDELFYPFRLRVLLTGLEIWTESNPIKITHNISEVLSTFNLWRKRHIYPRAPHDVGHLFVYMNFGANIGKAYLRSVCDKNRASGVEAFLHGPSREFAVLVAHELGHNVGIKHDGKECVCANDSTCIMNAHHIQVHQFSNCSSRDYFDLIVSRKGHCLNNIPEIEELFHVQHCGNFIVDAGEQCDCGSKKQCKKDPCCDHTCQLKPGAICALGQCCHKCQYLQQGRTCREKTNECDLPEYCNGTSPWCQENVYMQDGTLCSDNGYCFHGFCSTHSLQCQHLFGKAAKAAPESCFQEVNVKGDRFGNCGGDGGDVKFKKCTLENILCGRLQCVNVKRIPWREDHMTIIQTPVDNMWCWGTDFHLGMELSDTGIVEDGAKCGTNKICINHTCINETTVLTSNCSLKKCSSRGVCNSNENCHCNDGWAPPNCQFAGFGGSIDSGPPPLSKIGLFSFVGTILGITIAAAIVTAVIALLLKKPVSKVIHRASERIGQRNPPIRSMSK, encoded by the coding sequence ATGCGGAGGAGTCTGATGGCCAGGGACGGAGTGCTGGGACAAAGGCTGCTCCTCAGACTGGGCGTCTCCATGGTGCTGCTGGGGCCTCTCCTTCCCAGCACAGTCTCTAGTCCTCATCTACCTCCACGGTTTGCTTCCTATGAAGTGATAGTTCCAAGGAAGCTAGCAGCCAAGGAAGGCAAAGCCACCAAGGATGAGATGTCCTATGTCATCAAGGCAGAAGGAAAGAACCACATTGTTCACCTAAAGCAGAAGAAAGGATTCCTAGTAAAAAATTTTCCAGTCTTCACTTATGATGCTAGAGGTCAACTGAGAGTTGATCAGCCCCATATTCCAGATGATTGCTACTATCATGGGTACGTGGAAGATACCCCAGAGTCTCACGTggccctcagcacctgctctggACTCAGAGGGTTTCTCCAGATTGGGAGCTTAAACTATGGCATTGAACCTGTAGAGACTTCCTTTACATTCCAGCACCGTATTTATCGAACAGAGGAGATGGAACCCAAGGCTGTGATGTGTGGATTAACCGCCAAGGAGATAAAATATCAAGCTTCTGAAACAGAGAGGAGGCAGGTTCCCAAAGTGGAAGAATTTCATCCCTGGACGCACACTAAGTATATGGAGCTTCTTATAGTGGTGGACAAACTGCGGTTTGAATATTCAGGAGGAAATATAACTAATGTTTCAATGCAAGTTGTTGATGTAGTCAGTATGGTGGATGAGCTTTTTTATCCTTTTCGTCTTCGTGTACTACTAACTGGACTAGAAATTTGGACAGAAAGCAACCCCATCAAAATTACACACAATATAAGTGAGGTTCTTTCTACTTTTAACCTTTGGAGAAAACGTCACATTTATCCACGGGCGCCACATGATGTAGGACACCTGTTTGTGTATATGAACTTTGGAGCAAACATTGGAAAAGCGTACTTGAGAAGTGTCTGTGATAAGAATCGTGCATCCGGTGTCGAAGCATTCTTGCATGGCCCTTCAAGGGAGTTTGCTGTACTTGTTGCTCATGAGTTGGGACATAATGTTGGCATAAAACATGACGGAAAAGAATGTGTATGTGCCAATGACAGTACCTGCATCATGAATGCGCATCATATACAAGTCCATCAATTCAGTAACTGCAGTTCTAGAGACTATTTTGACCTAATAGTGTCCAGGAAAGGACACTGTCTGAACAACATCCCAGAAATTGAGGAACTATTTCATGTGCAGCATTGTGGCAACTTCATAGTAGATGCAGGAGAACAGTGCGATTGTGGCTCCAAAAAGCAGTGTAAAAAGGACCCTTGCTGTGATCACACTTGCCAGTTGAAGCCAGGAGCGATTTGTGCTTTGGGACAGTGCTGTCACAAATGTCAGTATCTTCAACAAGGAAGAACATGCAGAGAGAAGACAAATGAATGTGACCTGCCTGAGTATTGCAATGGGACGTCTCCATGGTGCCAAGAGAATGTGTATATGCAAGACGGGACTTTATGCAGTGACAACGGCTACTGTTTTCATGGGTTTTGCTCTACTCACAGTTTGCAATGTCAACACCTCTTTGGCAAAGCAGCCAAGGCAGCTCCAGAAAGTTGCTTCCAAGAAGTGAACGTAAAAGGGGATCGGTTTGGCAActgtggaggggatgggggtgatGTAAAGTTTAAGAAATGTACGTTGGAAAACATCTTGTGCGGAAGGCTGCAGTGTGTGAATGTAAAAAGAATACCTTGGCGGGAGGATCATATGACCATAATTCAAACACCAGTGGACAACATGTGGTGCTGGGGGACAGACTTTCACTTGGGGATGGAGCTCTCTGATACGGGTATAGTAGAAGATGGCGCAAAGTGTGGTACAAACAAGATTTGTATTAACCATACATGTATTAATGAGACAACTGTGCTGACATCCAACTGTTCTTTAAAGAAGTGCAGCAGTAGAGGGGTTTGCAACAGCAATGAGAACTGCCACTGTAATGATGGCTGGGCCCCTCCGAACTGTCAGTTTGCTGGCTTTGGAGGAAGCATTGACAGTGGGCCCCCACCACTTTCCAAAATTGGACTCTTTAGTTTTGTTGGGACTATTTTGGGTATAACCATTGCTGCTGCTATAGTCACTGCAGTTATCGCTCTCTTACTTAAAAAGCCTGTGTCAAAAGTGATTCATAGAGCATCTGAACGCATTGGGCAAAGAAATCCACCTATCCGGAGCATGTCAAAATAA